The Levilactobacillus namurensis genome contains the following window.
ATGCGTGACAAGGGTGACGAAACTGTAAGGTTTTCATTTGATCAATTAAAAGAATTAAGTGCATATAAACCTACAGCAAATAACCGATTTATTGACGATATTGAAAGTACTTATCAAAAAATTTTAGGCTTACGCTTTGGAAGGCGTAGTAAAGATGGGCTGCATCGTGAATTTTTTGTTATGTTTACCGAATTTGAGATAAACGGCCATGCTGATGATCCTTATGTTGATATTAAAATTTACCCCAAAGCTATAAAATTATTAAATGAGCTGGAAAGTTGGGTTCGTTATGCTTTATCAGAATTCAGAGATTTAAAAAGTAGCTACGCAAAAACCATGTTTCGGTTACTAAAACAATTTAGAACTACTGGGTACGCTTACTTTTCAGTTGCAGACTTTAACGAGCTATTAGATGTCCCTAAAAGCTATAAAAGTAGCAATATAAATCAATCCGTTTTAAAACCCATCAAAGAGGAACTTACGCCTCTTTTTAGAGGCCTAACGGTTAGAAAAAAATATGGTAAAGGCCGCGGAAAACCAGTGATTGGGTATTCTTTTACTTGGAAGTCTGAAAAGAAAAACGCTAATGACTTCTCACAAGGTCAATTTCAAGATGAACGTCAAAAACTCTTTAACATTCAGCATAATGGTGAATTAACAGAACAGGAAAAATGGCGTGCCATTGATAAAGTTAAGGGGTTAACTCTAGGTTCTACTGAAAAGCAAGCATTGGCTGTCAAACAAGCCGAACATGATAAAAAAATAAGAGATCAAGCACGAAAAGAAGCACTTGCTGAACTCCGAAAGGGGTTTGGGAATCATGCCTAAAACTATTAGAGAACTTGCTGATGAGTTTGGTGTATCAAAACAAGCCATTAGGGAAAAAACTAGATGCAAACTTTAGTTGTTGTTAATTCGGGATATTTGCCGTTAAAGCAACATTCATTGGTGGCAACAACCAGAACCAAATCAATTATAGTTTAGCTTGAAGATTGATACCTATTTTAAAAAACGACAAGAACGACAACCAAGTTTAAGCTTTGCTTGTCGATTGGTGTTCTTGTCGTTTTTAACTTATAATTTAAGGCGGATTAATTAGGTGGTGAAACTATTGGGCAAGACTATTCGACAACTTTCAGAAGAATTGAAATTATCAAAACAAGCTATTAATCAACGTATTAATAGTATTAATGGCTTTCGAAGCAAACACACTTATAAAGTCAAAAACCATCTAGAAATAGACAACCAAGGCGTTAAAATGCTTGCTAATTTCGACAAGCAAAAACAACAAGAACGACAAACAAATCGGCAAGCTGAAAACGACAAGGACAAAAATTACAGATAGCAACGGTTTCAGAAAACCATCGATTAAAAGAGCACGTTCGGAAATTGAGCGGCTTGCTTTGAACCTTCTAGTGCAACTCAACAGCAACAATCAAACGACAAGGACGATGCCTTGTCGAATAACGCTAATACCCGTCACAGCAAGGATAAAAACGACAAGCAAAATGAAAATAGAGTTACTGAATATAATAATAGGCAAAAAAAAGTATCTAAAAACAAAGTCAATAATAGTTGGTGGCGTTTTTGGTAGTATTTCTACTCCTTTCATCAAGCCATCAGGAATCTAACCCAGAAATAATTGACAAAGAGCCCATTTTCCTACCGCCTTGGATAGTTATAAGAAGCAAAAAAATTCTCATACTATTTGGCTGCCAGTGGTAATTTAAAGAAGATAAAAGTCGATACAGCGTAAATAATTAAAATCGGAATCAGTAACATTCCATAGGTGATGGGCCACGTCAAAATGGTCATTAAGGCAGTGCCAACTGTATTTAAAATTACTAACGTTTTCCTGGTTAGTTTAAATGAATGCCACATTAAAAACCACCAGTAGACCAATGAAACAAGTAGCGCAAAGCTTCCCAATTCAGCTAATGACAATTTTTATTTATCTCCTATAAATTGTTTTTACAATCTACCAACACTCTATTGTTTTTCGACATTTTTAATCCTCCAATTGAATAAACTGGCCTTATACATGTGAACCCCTATTTTTTGTTTATTAAGTGTAGTTACATAATAAGCATTCTTATTTGTCCCGCCTTGAAAATCTGACGTATCTTTGCAGCGAGTGGAATTGGATAAACTAATTAAAAATTTGTAAGTTGTTTTATCATTTGAGATTCTTTTAAGTTCTTTTGTATTTCTTGCCTGGATAACTCTATTGACCTTTGTGTTTACTTGATGTGTTACGTAGACGTCTGAATTTAGATAAATCCCCCCAAAAAAATAAGTGCAACTGCTATAATAGCAAAGACAAGTAACTTTCTCTTTTTCATATTCAGTGACCCCCCTTAAGCATATAAGTCTACTCTGTTAGACCATAAAAAGCATCCACTGCCTTAACTTTTCTACATTAGTTTAGTATAAAGAAAACTTTGAAACTTAGCTTCATCAGTAAAAGAGGGTCACAACTTAACAATTGTGTCGCTTTTTTTGTGCCTTATAATTAAAGGTGTTAAAATACGTCATAACTTACCACCATAAAGCAGTCCAATTAATTTATTGACTTCTAAGTAAAATACCAGGAGTTTTGCTATGAGTTAACTATGATCCTAGGTGGTCACTAAAACATTCCTTAATTTAGGGTCTATAAGTCTCAAATCGCCCCTCAAAAACATTGAAAGAATAGCCCCCAATATCTATAATGTAGATATTGGGGGCTATTTTAATTTATTTTTTTATAAGTGCCCCTAAACTATAGCTATTGATTCAAGATTTCATGGGAGCCAGTTGCAACCAATAACAAAATCAATTCATCATGATCTAGCTGATAAATAACAATCCAGTTGTCATAATTTTTACCATAGTTTCCATATCTGGCAGGGTGAAATTCACGATAGCCACGCCAATTTCCTTTTAATGCATGATCTTTAATCTGTTTCAAAATAAGTACATCTTGTTCAACAATTGCTTCTAAGCAAGGCTTCAAGACAGTTATTGGGAAATGTTTTTTGACTAGTTTTTTTAATTCACGTTCAAAAGATTTGGTCTGTTTAATTTGCATCTAACTTATCGATCCAATCTTCAAAGTCAGTCAATGAACCAATGTTTTTGACCTGCCCTGTTTCTGCTTCTTTTTTAGCGGCTAAGGCTTCCGGAGAATCTAAAAAGCTGACTAATCGAACTTCATTATTGGCCGCTTTAACTAACGATAAGCGTATATACTCAGAAACGGTTAGCCCTTGTTTTGCTAGATTAGCTTTAGCCCGTTCACTAATGTCAGGTGTTACACGAGTTGAAATTGTCTTGTTTTTAATAATAGTATTACTCATTCTAATCCGCCTCCTTTAAGTTTACCATCGTACTACATCATAATATTCGATTTTTAGGTTTTCTGCAACTAAATTAATTTTAAAGTAAAGGAACTAACAGCTTATGCAACAAGTTGTCTTACCCATCAAAGATTCAAACGTTCTTAAAGAGGTTCAAGATACCTTACTCAACAACTTTAAAGCTGGCCGACGTAACTATACGATTTTTCAGGTTGGTAAAGCGACGCTACTGCGAGTGAGTGACGTTATGGGCTTAAAACAGGCCGATATTTTTAATCCAGACGGTTCTATTAAACAAAATGCGTTTATTCATGACCGAAAAACTGGTAAACCTAATACCTTGTACCTTAAACCTGTTCAAACAGAGCTCTTATTGTACCATCAATGGCTGCTTGATCATAAGCTGGATTCTGAATGGCTCTTTCCTTCAATTCAACACCCAGAACGCCATATTACTGAAAAACAGTTCTACAAAATTATGAGTAAGGTTGGCGATCTATTAGGAATTAATTATCTAGGTACTCATACGATGCGCAAAACTGGGGCTTATCGTGTTTACACGCAATCAAATTACAATATTGGCCTAGTCATGCACTTACTAAATCACTCAAGTGAATCAATGACTTTAGCTTATTTAGGCTTGGATCAAGCAAGTACAGAAAACATGTTGAACCAAATTGATTTTGGGTAAATTAGTTTGATTTTGTTGTCGCCAACGGCGACTTCTGATACAGGTTTTTAATGGGTCTAGCACAACATAGAATAAATTCTATGTGTAAGTGCGCATTGACCTCATTTTACTCGGCCTGCTGATAGCTATGAAATCAGGTTTTCCGTTATTGAATTGAATACATTTTTAATTCAATATATGCGTCAAAATCAACTAAATTTGCTATGCTTTAAATACTTAAAAACTATTACATATCCCACTGTTTTAAGCCAAATTTTTTTAATCGTTCTGTGCAAAGAATCTTTATGAGTTTGGTAACAAAATTGGAATAACGGTACTGTAAAATCTGTGAATCTAAATTGAAATCATTATTTTGATGTTAGGAGTAATCAAGATGGACGAAAAGAAAGTATTAAAAACCATTGATGAAATGCTTGCTGATCCTTGGCAAGTTGATATTCAAGAATTGTTTGAAGCTTCTTTCAATGAACCTGACGAGATCAAAAAGAATTTGTATGATTCCCTGTATACTTATGTTTTGCAGAAAAGACAAGAAGATATTATTAATCGTCCTGGCTTCGTTATTTAGCCCTCTAAAAGCCTGCTGAGGGCTTTTTATTTTTGCTTTGGTATAAATATATATAAACAGTCTCAAAATCGCTAGAAACGAGAAATAAGGCCCTTAAAAACGAATATAGCAGTTAGATTCTTGGTGAGATTCAGAAAAACTAACTGTTTGCTGTCAATGGTAGCGGACGAGCGCAGCGTGGGAGCATAAGGAATTGACAGCTCTTAACCAGTCTTTACACTGAAATGGCGAAAGCTAAAGTTTCTACAAAACTTTGCTTTCCTGCCTAACGGCGAGTGAAAAAGCGGTCAAGCTGGCTCAGCTTGGACGGGGTTCGGGGCGTCAGCGCCCGAATTAATGTGGCTTGCCACACCTTTTAAGCAACGAACGAAGTGA
Protein-coding sequences here:
- a CDS encoding type II toxin-antitoxin system YafQ family toxin — its product is MQIKQTKSFERELKKLVKKHFPITVLKPCLEAIVEQDVLILKQIKDHALKGNWRGYREFHPARYGNYGKNYDNWIVIYQLDHDELILLLVATGSHEILNQ
- a CDS encoding replication initiation protein; this translates as MRDKGDETVRFSFDQLKELSAYKPTANNRFIDDIESTYQKILGLRFGRRSKDGLHREFFVMFTEFEINGHADDPYVDIKIYPKAIKLLNELESWVRYALSEFRDLKSSYAKTMFRLLKQFRTTGYAYFSVADFNELLDVPKSYKSSNINQSVLKPIKEELTPLFRGLTVRKKYGKGRGKPVIGYSFTWKSEKKNANDFSQGQFQDERQKLFNIQHNGELTEQEKWRAIDKVKGLTLGSTEKQALAVKQAEHDKKIRDQARKEALAELRKGFGNHA
- a CDS encoding plasmid mobilization protein, which encodes MSNTIIKNKTISTRVTPDISERAKANLAKQGLTVSEYIRLSLVKAANNEVRLVSFLDSPEALAAKKEAETGQVKNIGSLTDFEDWIDKLDAN
- a CDS encoding site-specific integrase, translated to MQQVVLPIKDSNVLKEVQDTLLNNFKAGRRNYTIFQVGKATLLRVSDVMGLKQADIFNPDGSIKQNAFIHDRKTGKPNTLYLKPVQTELLLYHQWLLDHKLDSEWLFPSIQHPERHITEKQFYKIMSKVGDLLGINYLGTHTMRKTGAYRVYTQSNYNIGLVMHLLNHSSESMTLAYLGLDQASTENMLNQIDFG